In Cyanobacteria bacterium FACHB-DQ100, a genomic segment contains:
- a CDS encoding GNAT family N-acetyltransferase produces the protein MSGLLKKALGLFGNRPDSEVPENPSSEQNSSNLTSSETEQPEMLSSEQQSPASPSPKHNTQPADMTSENYSVKYQWVYNLTLTNCQEFEALTFPSLQKRWQTHQQRGNLGGVVAIVGGAMVGLAIIELLPEGAEVLSLFVVPEYRQHGVGAQLLHYVETALRRLKCPQVQIRYRVSDLTNQALEAILNHQGWQAPKTDFLITKTTIEALKQAPWVYQYPLPPKFTVFPWLELTKAERGGILHRRSYPESLNPFHSDPRLEPINSLGLRYQGEVVGWTINHRVATDTIRYSTMYVEPQFQRLGRGFSLLTEAIKRQIESGIPYATTAVSSENLPMLRCTDRYYKPYATYLSESRSSYKVLD, from the coding sequence ATGAGTGGTTTGTTAAAAAAAGCATTGGGGTTATTTGGCAATCGTCCAGACTCAGAGGTACCAGAAAACCCCTCATCAGAACAGAATTCCTCAAACTTAACTTCATCAGAGACAGAACAACCAGAAATGCTCTCATCAGAGCAACAGTCACCAGCATCCCCTTCCCCTAAACACAATACACAGCCTGCCGATATGACTTCTGAGAACTACTCCGTGAAATATCAGTGGGTTTATAACTTAACACTAACTAATTGCCAGGAGTTTGAGGCACTGACATTTCCTAGCCTTCAGAAACGGTGGCAAACCCATCAGCAACGAGGTAATCTCGGTGGCGTTGTCGCGATCGTGGGTGGAGCAATGGTTGGGTTAGCGATCATTGAGCTTTTGCCAGAAGGTGCGGAAGTTCTTTCTCTGTTTGTTGTACCTGAATACCGACAACACGGCGTTGGTGCTCAACTACTCCATTATGTGGAAACAGCATTACGTCGGCTTAAATGTCCCCAAGTTCAAATTCGCTATCGAGTCAGCGATTTGACCAATCAGGCGCTCGAAGCTATCCTAAACCATCAAGGATGGCAGGCTCCCAAAACCGATTTTCTCATTACCAAAACGACGATCGAAGCGCTCAAGCAAGCACCTTGGGTGTATCAATACCCACTGCCACCTAAATTTACCGTTTTTCCCTGGCTCGAATTAACCAAAGCAGAACGGGGGGGTATCTTACACCGCCGCTCCTATCCCGAAAGCCTCAATCCTTTTCATTCCGATCCTCGGCTTGAACCGATCAATAGTTTAGGCTTGCGTTATCAAGGTGAAGTGGTTGGTTGGACAATCAACCATCGTGTGGCTACCGATACAATTCGCTATTCCACAATGTACGTTGAACCTCAGTTTCAGCGCTTGGGACGTGGATTTTCGCTTCTAACTGAAGCAATTAAACGCCAAATTGAAAGCGGGATTCCTTATGCGACGACTGCTGTTTCGAGTGAGAATCTACCGATGCTACGCTGCACTGATCGTTACTACAAGCCCTATGCCACTTATCTTTCTGAGTCTCGTTCTAGCTATAAAGTCTTAGATTAG